The Methanocella arvoryzae MRE50 genome includes a region encoding these proteins:
- a CDS encoding histidine kinase N-terminal 7TM domain-containing protein has protein sequence MILELSFYSITLFATAALMSLVALYVWKRRSVPGGTYFALLMAASAEWAFAGALEYAAADVSTEIMFARLTYVGAMAILPLWLLFILDYSNPGRRISWKLNTLLWTLPATLVALVFTNDYHGLIWSSIVQVNTETGYILIYNKGIAFWAILLYSIAVVVPGLALLIRKAIGGSKDNRYLTVTVLTGSVFIALSSIVSEFGQSALRGTDITPFAFAIIGLAVSWGIYRYHIFELMPVATEKLVENMADGILVLNLQEEIVKVNSAARQMLGITDTAIGHKVEKAVAVWPHLARHITYSGRRSFEVTIGPKWIEASVSGLQDKKDRTIGTLIVLRDVTEQKQAQEALRLSEARYKTMVETASEGICILDKEDRVAFINKKASDLTGFTPEEACGRSAYDFIGSEYHEALRKNLALKRLGITEQYDYRLNCKDGNSVWVIASASPLYDEKGEFMATLAMLTDITDRKYADEQLKISLKEKEALLKEVHHRVKNNLQIITSLLNLQSTGMDDPKYTGMIRDSQNRIKSMALVHEQLYKSRDLSNIDIAEYLNSLINNISRSYNQASGRVTLRTDIETINVDIDRAVPIGIIVTELVSNAYKYAFPEAREGEIWVELRRDGGKIMLTISDNGVGLPEGLEIGKTGTLGLQLVEMLTQQIDGELEIGKGERTEFKITINH, from the coding sequence TTGATCCTGGAACTGTCTTTCTATTCGATCACGCTGTTCGCGACTGCGGCCTTAATGAGCCTCGTCGCCCTCTACGTCTGGAAGCGGCGATCGGTGCCTGGCGGCACATACTTCGCGCTCCTCATGGCCGCCTCGGCGGAATGGGCCTTCGCTGGCGCCCTCGAATACGCCGCGGCAGACGTAAGCACCGAGATCATGTTCGCCAGGCTGACTTATGTGGGCGCCATGGCGATACTCCCGCTATGGCTACTCTTCATCCTCGACTACTCAAATCCGGGCCGCAGGATTAGCTGGAAACTGAACACCCTGCTCTGGACACTGCCGGCGACCCTCGTCGCCCTCGTCTTTACCAACGACTACCACGGGCTGATATGGTCGAGCATAGTACAGGTAAACACCGAAACAGGATATATACTGATCTACAACAAAGGCATCGCCTTCTGGGCCATCCTCCTTTATTCCATCGCAGTAGTAGTTCCGGGTCTCGCACTGCTGATCAGGAAAGCCATAGGTGGCAGCAAGGATAACAGATACCTGACGGTGACAGTCCTGACAGGATCAGTTTTCATAGCGTTGTCTAGCATCGTCTCTGAGTTCGGCCAGTCCGCACTGAGAGGAACCGACATAACTCCTTTCGCCTTCGCTATTATAGGCCTGGCAGTTTCATGGGGTATCTACAGGTACCACATTTTCGAGCTGATGCCCGTGGCCACAGAAAAGCTGGTCGAGAACATGGCCGACGGAATACTGGTCCTCAACCTGCAGGAGGAAATCGTAAAAGTTAACAGCGCTGCCAGGCAAATGCTGGGAATCACAGACACGGCTATCGGACACAAGGTAGAGAAGGCGGTGGCAGTATGGCCCCACCTAGCCCGGCACATCACGTATTCCGGAAGGCGTTCGTTTGAGGTCACCATAGGGCCGAAGTGGATCGAGGCAAGCGTCTCCGGCCTGCAGGATAAAAAAGACCGGACTATCGGCACGCTGATCGTCCTGCGGGACGTCACCGAGCAGAAGCAGGCCCAGGAAGCCCTCCGCCTGAGCGAGGCCAGGTATAAGACGATGGTGGAGACAGCCAGCGAAGGCATCTGCATCCTCGACAAAGAGGACAGGGTAGCCTTCATCAACAAAAAAGCGTCCGACCTGACAGGCTTTACCCCCGAAGAAGCCTGCGGCCGATCAGCCTACGACTTCATCGGCAGCGAGTACCACGAGGCCCTCCGCAAAAATCTTGCCTTAAAAAGGCTGGGCATAACCGAGCAGTACGACTACAGGCTAAACTGCAAAGACGGAAACTCCGTATGGGTCATCGCCTCGGCTTCGCCGCTCTACGACGAGAAGGGCGAGTTCATGGCCACGCTGGCCATGCTCACCGACATCACGGACCGTAAGTACGCTGACGAGCAGCTGAAAATATCCTTAAAGGAGAAAGAAGCGCTGCTCAAAGAAGTCCACCACCGGGTCAAGAACAACCTCCAGATCATTACGAGCCTGCTGAATTTACAGTCGACAGGCATGGACGATCCGAAATATACCGGGATGATCAGGGACAGCCAGAACAGAATAAAGTCCATGGCGCTGGTTCACGAGCAGTTATACAAGTCCAGGGACCTGTCGAATATCGATATCGCCGAGTACCTGAACAGCCTGATCAACAACATATCCCGCTCGTACAATCAGGCATCAGGACGGGTAACGCTGCGGACGGACATCGAGACAATCAACGTAGATATTGATAGAGCCGTCCCCATAGGAATTATTGTAACTGAGCTGGTGTCTAACGCCTATAAGTACGCGTTCCCGGAGGCCAGAGAAGGCGAGATATGGGTGGAGTTGCGGAGAGATGGGGGAAAGATCATGCTTACTATCAGCGATAACGGGGTGGGGCTTCCCGAAGGGCTCGAGATCGGGAAGACCGGGACGCTGGGGCTGCAGTTGGTCGAGATGCTGACGCAGCAGATTGACGGAGAGCTGGAGATTGGGAAGGGTGAGCGGACGGAGTTTAAAATTACGATAAATCATTAA
- a CDS encoding iron chaperone — MEGNNDTYNSIDEYIAQFPPAVQEKLKTLRKVIKEAAPAAEEKISYRMPTFSLHGNLVHFAAFKKHIGFYPAPSGIEAFKEELADYKTSKGAIQLPIDKPLPYELITRIVKFRVAENIKKAKDKSRKK; from the coding sequence ATGGAAGGAAATAATGACACATACAACTCGATCGATGAATATATTGCACAATTTCCCCCTGCAGTCCAGGAAAAATTGAAAACCCTGAGAAAAGTCATCAAAGAGGCAGCTCCGGCCGCAGAAGAAAAGATCAGCTACCGGATGCCTACCTTCTCACTACATGGAAACCTCGTCCACTTCGCAGCCTTCAAAAAGCACATAGGCTTTTATCCCGCCCCCAGCGGAATCGAAGCGTTCAAAGAGGAACTGGCAGATTATAAAACCTCAAAAGGGGCTATACAGCTCCCCATCGATAAGCCGCTGCCTTATGAGCTGATAACCAGGATCGTTAAGTTCAGAGTGGCTGAGAATATCAAGAAAGCGAAGGATAAATCAAGAAAGAAATAG